A window of Primulina huaijiensis isolate GDHJ02 chromosome 9, ASM1229523v2, whole genome shotgun sequence contains these coding sequences:
- the LOC140983796 gene encoding kinesin-like protein KIN-12C isoform X1 — translation MSNDGSSTRPALLKSPHYIASENGLESPSNQMQLTPSRAPLNSIPDPSQLQSRTHNQLLQHHFKEKPESSRCIGSKTFEAIAETELISSFLKNPRGYAKGKAAHSEPSSAQSTPQVRSGPKFSNLSSASSGGTLTKVLCQLGSVGGRGGVCSRVSRRISISNPEQLPVQVPQFELDEDPGFWENHNVQVLIRIRPLNNKEIVSHGYGRCVRQESSQSVVWIGHPETRFTFDHIACESTSQEKLFRVVGLPMVDNCMSGYNSCMFAYGQTGSGKTYTMVGETDKMNEKLSADRGITYRTFEYLFTRITKEEEDRKNERLSYSCKCSFLEIYNEQITDLLEPLSTNLQLREDLKKGVYVENLTEYSVRTANEVLKLLQQGAANRKIAATHMNSESSRSHSVFTCIIESQWEKDSTVHLRFGRLNLVDLSGSERQKSSGAEGDRLKEAANINKSLSTLGMVIMSLVDLAHGKHRHVPYRDSRLTFLLQDSLGGNSKTTIIANISPSTCSAYETLSTLKFAQRAKLIQNNAKINEDASGDVIALQHQIQQLKGQLSFLMKYQLASLKPIDFAPDSENYSLGYFPGRYETFDETNVYGKHKIPRGGIRKQTKNLEDTLSGALHREKLTAMEVKRLKAEIERMNNLVHQQEEEAQRTKMMLRLRDEKIQHLESLLDGPVCADKFYQDENNALREEIKQLQEKIDRNPEVDRLELENFRLREQIRLYRDFSEQGERERLLDEISGLHSQLLELLEVDKSCANQQWPSTKGLEVERELQRCKEMNTELIREVDELQLQLGNSMNCNQDTFNSIENSLPSENLVDEATSSNDQYDEFYHDANGQNIKLNCDNVHKQLMGAQSLLKTLKLGHVQLNKEPESVQPRNEKVIKIQDNGEIMMRELEDKCKVYDRHISGSGNKNPNAAIEGKEATGIVTLQAKLDELYGELKEAQLLNGQYIREHTTWLSNDYETKLVQNEVEFEATKAIVHLQEEMDRLQKDFQMRLCSLTQQNLNLESSISNKEEELKYVCSKWESATLELTTFLIDGSRSLGDAARQITSISHSFPSANGWVSEHVERAAKICVEKEQTILLLQKSLEDAQKNVLQMEQKLYSLKGAMVVLTKYQQSENYLSGEKLQCFKISDDSTDAKEFPERKPLPKEGQITENQAYGALLAENVLSKYSIDNIRRSADTIMSLTHKNVFGTGDVDTEAASANLRLSETEEAVNGSCIDDQLSSMTACFHQAMNKLFHVDSTESLVQMDGWTPDCSNSCSDSSVQSAGDGDKSSSSNRYGCGNKLTEPILEPKFDEVTHFSHNTACLLFKKEFTKAYKTFGKLKEFVAVSVHEKNQSCAAEVLKLSNQDAIENSIKRLGDVHDQHASRRVDSSSQKLGELADEGYVYPTANFLTKIEEAYETMEEADYILKAMLKANEKANMMTEMWKQSGKELMADKENLIEEIQQLKFCILLKDGENEVLRDQIQFSFIEIANILTSLEDFFIQMRTALELSACSDGNKVVEETRSFFCISKSWLDALFCKALQSDISMLVLQCRMGEYVHRFRRINKITKADRSPLQEHTLITNKLRISNISWDDNTTSHPVKCQSEGDHVADKLGTEIKKFDPVHIDTVNKNSKLERELERKDILLKGLLFDFSLLQELASHRKDIKDEIEKLILASNEVQNELQIKRVQLDDMQAKNAKVEDRMAEVALALFNSKSELDQATEMSNVLSEQNVELKVLSKDLYLKNSEAEQLVEEQREAIKNLEKEIIRLSSSPEKHLVPSTEDVEKSLTRVTAERDQLFEKLCSLQDRLDMACALADENQAVATEARQESEGSKMYAEQKEEEVKILERSVEELECTINVLEKKVQEMEEEIQKHCTIKDTLELELQALRRRLSTVEDFTESMQSDSTNSVLIEDQLSSKLHIKAFEANEAHCRIRFLEEKNAEQDHKINQFKDYISELVLHAEAQASQYQQKYKNLEAMVREVKPELFVSVGPTIESADKISTKTRGSSSPFRCIASLVQQVNQEKDRELSNARLQIEELEALVTSKHKEVCVLNTRLATAESMTHDVIRDLLSVKLDITNYANIVDKHQLQKLIKEAQHQRREFAVMEQDIVNLRSHIDELHEDKERCIIEVNKSKADQLGLQIMLEQLQQRNQMLIAQNDMLKIDKSNLQKKVVELDEMVKKLFRMQDGQHHNQQQTNNFLMWPFELDLDERLARSQKVLSRINDEFAQYRRPEDKLESRGKEKRFR, via the exons ATGTCCAATGACGGCTCTTCAACTCGTCCGGCCCTGCTGAAGTCACCGCATTATATAGCAAGTGAAAACGGATTAGAAAGCCCGTCGAATCAAATGCAGTTGACTCCATCAAGAGCTCCTCTTAATTCAATCCCTGACCCGTCTCAATTGCAATCAAGAACTCACAACCAACTTCTTCAGCATCATTTTAAAGAGAAACCGGAATCATCCAGGTGTATTGGCAGCAAAACATTTGAGGCGATTGCGGAGACTGAGCTTATATCTTCGTTTCTGAAAAATCCCAGAGGTTACGCTAAAGGTAAAGCTGCTCATTCTGAACCTAGTTCAGCTCAAAGTACTCCTCAAGTTAGAAGTGGGCCTAAGTTTTCCAACCTCAGTTCTGCTTCGAGTGGTGGTACGCTCACCAAGGTGCTGTGTCAATTAGGCAGTGTAGGAGGAAGAGGAGGGGTTTGCTCGCGGGTTTCTAGGAGGATTTCAATATCAAATCCAGAACAGTTACCGGTTCAGGTTCCACAATTTGAGCTTGATGAGGACCCAGGGTTTTGGGAGAATCATAATGTGCAG GTTTTGATTCGGATTAGACCATTGAATAATAAAGAAATTGTTTCACATGGGTATGGGAGGTGCGTGAGGCAAGAGAGTTCACAGTCGGTAGTTTGGATAGGTCATCCCGAAACTAGATTTACATTTGATCACATTGCTTGTGAAAGTACATCACAG GAAAAGCTATTCAGAGTTGTGGGATTGCCCATGGTGGATAATTGCATGTCCGGGTATAACAGCTGCATGTTTGCTTATGGACAG ACAGGTAGTGGAAAGACCTATACTATGGTGGGTGAAACTGATAAGATGAATGAAAAGCTCAGTGCTGATCGTGGCATTACTTACCGTACATTCGAGTACCTATTCACGAGGATTACAAAG GAAGAAGAGGACAGGAAGAATGAGAGATTAAGCTATAGCTGCAAATGTTCTTTTCTAGAGATATATAATGAGCAAATAACGGACCTTCTAGAGCCTTTGTCCACTAATCTCCAG CTCAGAGAAGATTTGAAGAAAGGGGTATATGTTGAAAACCTTACCGAGTACAGTGTTAGAACAGCGAACGAAGTTCTCAAACTTTTGCAACAG GGTGCTGCAAATAGGAAAATAGCAGCAACTCATATGAACAGTGAGAGCAGCCGATCCCACAGTGTCTTCACTTGCATAATTGAGAGCCAGTGGGAGAAAGATTCCACGGTCCACCTTAGGTTTGGAAGATTGAATCTAGTGGATCTTTCTGGTTCTGAGAG GCAGAAAAGCTCTGGGGCAGAAGGAGATCGTTTGAAAGAAGCTGCAAATATAAATAAGTCTCTTTCAACTCTGGG AATGGTAATAATGTCTCTGGTGGATCTGGCGCATGGGAAACATCGACATGTACCCTACAGAGACTCTAGACTAACGTTTCTTCTTCAG GACTCTCTGGGTGGAAATTCAAAAACAACAATAATTGCAAACATCAGCCCATCTACCTG CTCCGCATACGAGACTTTAAGCACTTTGAAATTTGCACAACGTGCCAAGCTTATTCAGAATAAT GCTAAAATAAATGAAGATGCTTCAGGAGATGTCATTGCATTGCAGCACCAAATCCAACAATTAAAG GGTCAGTTGTCATTCCTGATGAAGTATCAACTTGCTTCACTGAAACCTATAGATTTTGCTCCAGATTCTGAAAATTATAGCCTGGGTTACTTTCCTGGAAGGTACGAGACATTTGATGAAACCAATGTGTATGGCAAGCATAAGATTCCAAGGGGAGGAATTAGGAAG CAGACGAAGAACTTGGAAGATACCTTAAGTGGTGCCCTGCATCGAGAGAAGTTGACTGCGATGGAAGTCAAAAGACTGAAAGCTGAAATTGAACGGATGAATAATTTG GTTCATCAGCAAGAAGAAGAAGCTCAGCGTACCAAAATGATGCTCAGACTCCGAGATGAAAAGATACAACACTTGGAATCATTGTTGGATGGGCCAGTCTGTGCTGATAAATTTTATCAGGATGAAAACAATGCTTTACGAGAAGAAATTAAGCAGCTTCAAGAAAAAATTGATAGGAATCCAGAAGTAGATCGACTAGAACTGGAGAATTTCAGACTGCGAGAGCAAATTCGACT GTATCGAGATTTCTCTGAACAAGGAGAGAGAGAAAGATTGCTTGATGAAATATCTGGATTACACAGTCAG CTTTTAGAATTACTCGAAGTCGATAAAAGTTGTGCAAACCAACAGTGGCCTTCAACAAAG GGACTTGAAGTTGAAAGAGAGTTGCAAAGGTGCAAGGAAATGAATACCGAACTAATTAG GGAAGTTGATGAATTACAACTACAACTTGGAAATAGCATGAACTGCAACCAAGATACTTTCAACTCG ATTGAGAATAGTTTACCGAGTGAAAATTTAGTTGATGAGGCTACTTCCAGCAACGATCAATATGATGAATTTTATCATGATGCAAATGGTCAGAATATAAAGTTGAACTGTGACAACGTCCACAAACAGCTGATGGGTGCACAATCTTTGCTTAAAACCTTGAAATTGGGGCATGTCCAGCTGAATAAAGAACCAGAGTCTGTGCAGCCAAGAAATGAGAAGGTGATAAAAATACAGGATAATGGGGAAATTATGATGAGAGAACTCGAGGACAAATGTAAGGTTTATGACCGACATATTTCTGGTTCAGGAAATAAAAATCCAAATGCTGCAATTGAGGGCAAAGAAGCCACTGGCATTGTGACTTTGCAAGCAAAGTTGGATGAGTTGTATGGGGAACTCAAAGAAGCACAATTACTTAATGGGCAATACATAAGAGAACATACAACATGGCTATCTAACGATTACGAAACTAAATTAGTTCAAAATGAGGTCGAATTTGAGGCCACCAAAGCTATAGTACATTTACAAGAAGAGATGGATAGACTTCAAAAAGACTTTCAAATGCGTTTATGCTCCTTGACTCAACAGAATTTAAATCTTGAAAGCAGCATATCAAATAAGGAGGAAGAACTAAAATATGTCTGTTCAAAGTGGGAAAGTGCAACTTTGGAGCTAACCACCTTTCTCATTGATGGTTCTAGATCCCTAGGAGATGCCGCACGCCAAATAACAAGTATTTCTCATTCCTTTCCCAGTGCCAATGGTTGGGTCAGTGAACATGTTGAGAGAGCTGCTAAAATTTGTGTTGAAAAGGAACAAACAATTCTGCTACTGCAAAAGAGTTTGGAAGATGCGCAAAAAAATGTGTTGCAAATGGAACAAAAACTATACTCCTTGAAGGGTGCGATGGTTGTGCTTACTAAGTATCAGCAGTCTGAAAATTATTTAAGTGGAGAGAAATTACAGTGCTTTAAAATATCAGATGATTCAACTGATGCAAAAGAATTTCCAGAAAGGAAACCTTTACCAAAAGAGGGCCAAATTACTGAAAATCAGGCTTATGGTGCTTTATTAGCGGAAAATGTGCTCTCTAAATATTCCATTGACAATATCAGACGAAGTGCCGACACAATTATGTCTTTAACTCATAAAAATGTTTTTGGAACTGGAGACGTTGACACTGAAGCTGCATCGGCAAATCTGAGGCTATCAGAGACTGAAGAAGCAGTTAATGGTTCTTGTATTGATGACCAATTGAGTTCTATGACTGCATGCTTTCACCAAGCTATGAATAAGCTTTTCCATGTGGATTCAACAGAATCTTTGGTACAGATGGATGGATGGACCCCTGATTGTTCAAATTCATGCTCTGATTCTTCAGTTCAAAGTGCAGGTGATGGGGATAAGTCATCTTCAAGCAATAGATATGGATGTGGAAACAAACTAACTGAACCAATTCTTGAACCAAAGTTTGATGAAGTAACACATTTTAGCCATAATACTGCATGTTTACTTTTCAAGAAGGAATTCACAAAAGCATACAAAACTTTTGGCAAGCTAAAGGAGTTCGTGGCAGTTTCTGTTCATGAAAAAAATCAGAGTTGTGCTGCTGAGGTTTTAAAATTGTCTAATCAAGATGCAATAGAGAACAGCATTAAGCGACTCGGAGATGTACATGATCAACATGCTAGCCGAAGAGTCGACAGCAGCAGCCAAAAATTGGGAGAG TTGGCAGATGAAGGATATGTATATCCTACTGCTAACTTCTTGACCAAAATTGAAGAGGCTTACGAAACCATGGAAGAAGCTGATTACATATTAAAAGCAATGCTAAAGGCAAATGAAAAGGCAAATATGATGACAGAAATGTGGAAGCAATCAGGAAAGGAATTAATGGCAGATAAAGaaaacttgattgaagagataCAACAGCTAAAATTCTGTATACTTCTGAAAGATGGAGAAAATGAAGTATTGCGAGATCAGATCCAGTTTAGCTTTATAGAAATAGCTAACATCTTGACTTCGCTTGAAGACTTTTTCATTCAAATGCGAACAGCTTTGGAGTTATCAGCATGCAGTGATGGCAATAAAGTTGTTGAAGAGACACGATCTTTCTTCTGCATATCTAAATCATGGTTGGATGCCTTGTTTTGCAAGGCATTACAGAGCGATATCAGCATGCTTGTCTTACAGTGCCGAATGGGGGAGTACGTTCACAGATTCAGAAGAATTAACAAAATTACAAAGGCTGATAGATCTCCACTCCAAGAACATACTTTAATTACAAATAAACTTAGAATTAGTAATATAAGTTGGGATGACAACACTACTTCTCATCCTGTTAAATGTCAAAGTGAAGGAGATCATGTTGCAGATAAGTTGGGAACAGAAATTAAAAAGTTCGACCCAGTCCATATTGACACTGTGAATAAAAACTCCAAACTCGAGAGGGAGCTGGAACGAAAAGATATCTTACTGAAAGGGTTACTTTTTGACTTCAGCTTGCTACAAGAATTAGCCTCCCACAGGAAAGACATTAAGGAtgaaattgaaaaattaattcTTGCATCAAACGAAGTCCAGAATGAGCTACAGATCAAAAGAGTTCAGCTTGATGATATGCAAGCAAAGAATGCAAAAGTTGAAGACCGAATGGCTGAAGTTGCGCTAGCTCTATTTAACTCAAAATCTGAATTAGATCAGGCAACAGAAATGTCAAATGTTTTGTCTGAGCAAAATGTGGAGTTAAAAGTTCTTTCGAAGGATCTTTATCTGAAAAACTCTGAGGCGGAGCAGCTGGTAGAAGAGCAAAGAGAAGCTAtcaaaaatttggaaaaagaaaTTATTCGTTTATCTTCGTCGCCAGAGAAACATTTAGTGCCTTCAACGGAAGATGTTGAAAAATCTTTAACAAGAGTGACTGCAGAGAGAGACCAACTTTTTGAAAAACTCTGTTCTTTGCAAGACAGGCTCGATATGGCATGTGCATTAGCTGATGAGAACCAAGCTGTAGCTACAGAAGCCCGTCAG GAGTCGGAGGGAAGTAAAATGTATGCTGAGCAAAAGGAAGAGGAAGTCAAGATTTTAGAACGATCTGTCGAGGAACTTGAATGCACCATAAACGTTTTAGAAAAAAAA GTACAAGAAATGGAGGAAGAGATACAAAAACATTGCACGATAAAAGATACACTAGAATTGGAACTTCAAGCACTTAGACGCAGATTATCAACTGTTGAGGATTTTACTGAAAGCATGCAATCAGATAGCACGAATTCGGTTTTGATCGAAGATCAACTTTCAAG TAAATTGCACATCAAAGCATTCGAGGCTAATGAGGCCCATTGCCGAATAAGATTTCTTGAAGAGAAGAACGCTGAACAAGATCACAAG ATCAATCAATTCAAAGATTATATCTCTGAACTTGTATTGCATGCTGAAGCACAGGCATCACAGTACCAACAGAAg TACAAGAACTTGGAAGCAATGGTTCGTGAAGTTAAACCAGAATTGTTTGTATCTGTTGGGCCAACTATAGAAAGTGCTgataaaatttcaacaaaaacaAGGGGTTCTAGTTCCCCATTCAGATGCATTGCTAGTTTGGTCCAGCAAGTGAATCAAGAAAAGGATCGGGAGCTGTCAAATGCTAGACTTCAAATTGAAGAGCTTGAGGCACTGGTAACCAGTAAGCATAAAGAG GTATGTGTGCTGAATACTAGACTAGCCACTGCAGAAAGCATGACACATGATGTCATCAGGGATTTACTCAGTGTTAAGCTGGACATCACCAATTACGCT AACATAGTTGACAAACATCAACTTCAAAAGCTTATTAAGGAGGCTCAACATCAGAGACGAGAATTTGCTGTGATG GAGCAAGATATTGTCAACCTGAGGAGTCATATTGATGAATTACATGAAGATAAAGAAAG